The following nucleotide sequence is from Camelus bactrianus isolate YW-2024 breed Bactrian camel chromosome 34, ASM4877302v1, whole genome shotgun sequence.
CGGAGGGGACATGCGATCAGAGAAATCCCTTACGCTGGCGGCGCCGGGGGAGGTCCGGGGACCGGAGGGGGAGCAACAGGATGCGGGAGACTTCCCGgaggccggcggcggcggcggcggcggcggctgctgtaGTAGCGAGCGGCTGGTGATCAACATCTCCGGGCTGCGCTTCGAGACGCAGCTGCGCACCCTGTCCCTCTTCCCCGACACGCTTCTGGGGGACCCCGGCCGCCGCGTCCGCTTCTTCGACCCGCTGAGGAACGAGTACTTCTTCGACCGCAACCGGCCCAGCTTCGACGCCATCCTCTACTACTACCAGTCGGGGGGCCGGCTGCGGAGGCCGGTCAACGTGCCGCTGGACATCTTCCTGGAGGAGATCCGCTTCTACCAGCTGGGGGACGAGGCCCTGGCGGCGTTCCGCGAGGACGAGGGTTGCCTGCCCGAAGGCGGCGTGGACGAgaagcccctgccctcccagcccttcCAGCGCCAGGTGTGGCTGCTCTTCGAGTACCCCGAGAGCTCGGGGCCGGCCCGGGGCATCGCCATCGTCTCGGTCCTGGTCATCCTCATCTCCATCGTCATCTTTTGCCTGGAGACGCTGCCCCAGTTCCGTGCAGACGGCCGAGGTGGAAGCAATGGTGGTGATGTGGGCCGAGTCTCCCCGGCGTCCAGGGGCagtcaggaggaagaggaggaggatgacgATTCATACGTGTTTCACCCCGGCATCACCCCCGGGGGGATGGTGGCAGGGGGCTCATCCTCGCTAAGCACTCTGGGGGGCTCCTTCTTCACGGACCCCTTCTTTCTGGTGGAGACGCTGTGCATCGTCTGGTTCACCTTCGAGCTGCTGGTGCGCTTCTCCGCCTGCCCCAGCAAGCCGGCCTTCTTCCGCAACATCATGAACATCATCGACCTGGTGGCCATCTTCCCCTACTTCATCACGCTGGGCACCGAGCTGgtgcagcagcaggagcagcagtcGGCCAGCGGAGGCGGCGGCCAGAACGGGCAGCAGGCCATGTCCCTGGCCATCCTCAGAGTGATCCGCCTGGTCCGCGTGTTCCGCATCTTCAAGCTCTCCCGCCACTCCAAGGGGCTGCAGATCCTGGGCAAGACCTTGCAGGCCTCCATGCGGGAGCTGGGGCTGctcatcttcttcctcttcatcGGAGTCATCCTCTTCTCCAGCGCCGTCTACTTCGCGGAGGCCGATGATGACGATTCACTCTTTCCCAGCATCCCGGATGCCTTCTGGTGGGCAGTGGTTACGATGACCACTGTAGGTTATGGGGACATGTACCCCATGACAGTGGGGGGCAAGATCGTGGGCTCGCTCTGCGCCATCGCCGGTGTCCTCACCATCGCCCTGCCCGTGCCCGTCATCGTCTCCAACTTCAACTACTTCTACCACCGGGAGACCgagcaggaggagcagggccAGTATACTCATGTCACCTGTGGGCAGCCTACCCCAGACCTGAAGGCAGCTGACAATGGACTTGGCAAACCTGAATTCTCTGAGGCCACCCGGGAGCGGAGACCCAGCTACCTTCCCACTCCACATCGGGGGTATGCAGAGAAACGAATGCTCACTGAGGTTTGATAGATACAGGCAGCGCCTGCACAGAAGGAAGACACAGAGCAAAATGATCCCTTAGGGTTCCTTCTCATCCTCCACTACTTGCACCTCAGCTCCTGTTGACTTCTGACTCCCTCCCCTACATCCAGCGGTTGGCGCCAGAACCATATACCTGGACTGTCAACCTTGTTACCTGACCCCTGCAGCATCCAAGGTTTATCCATCTAAGTGACAGTTTTGAAATTCTAACGGTGCCACCCATTCATGCCCATCTTCTGTCACATGGATGAGTTTTCCATCTGACCTTCCCTCAAGACTCTGACTTTTCATGTCTGGGACTTGTAATATCTCTAGGAACAGAAATGTCACCAGGATGGAAACCAGGCACCCCTTGGTCCTGTTTCTCCTTAGCATCCTTTGCTTTGGGGCATGCACCTGTCTTCGCTTCTGGCCACACGGTAACTAGCAGACGCTGGTGGATAGAAACAGTACCCATCCTGCCGTTTTCCTCCAGTGCCCTAGAACACCGGACCCTTGGTAGAGCTTTCAGCTGCACAGCCTCAAGTTATGTTATTCATCTCTAATCTTGGTTGGAATTAGAGAAACTACAATTAGGCTTGGCTATTTGGAGGATCTTAGAGTCAATCTCGAACCAAAGGGGTCAATGGATTCCTCCAGGTGGCATCTGGTGCAGTGGACATCAATCTTTGGTCCACACTTAGTCCTCCTCACTCTGATCCCCTGACTGTAGCTTCCAGGAGGGTTCCCTCTCAGAGCCAAATAAGTCTTCTTACGTGCACGTGCCTTCCTGGGCAAGGAGCTGGAAAAGGGGGAGGCACAGAGCCTGGAGACACAGCTGACTAGAGTCAGGCACCTGGCTTGACTGCTTATCTGAAGATTAGACGATGCCACCTTGGGGTGTGGGGTGCAGAGGAATCTTGTCACCGACAGCAAATTTCTGTCCCTCACTTCCCCCAGCCCTCCCACTCTTCTTCCTGGGAATTTGAAGTAGGATTGCAGTTGAAGGCTTTCAAAAGTGGACTCCAGCTTAAATCCACAGACAGGTAAAAGCACATATGGGATGCTAGTgtgggtgggttttttttcttcctattttataGGCAATGAAATAGGTGCTTTAGAGTAAGGAAGACACATTATTCCTTTGCTGACAGCTTCCCTGTTAGAGATTTTTTGCTGAGTCAAGCAAACATGCTCCTGCTCTGGCCCTTGGAGCAGCTGTAAACTGCTCTCACTGGTGAGGTGACGGCGTGGCGGTCCCACCTGCACTAAGCCATCGTCTTCCATCATGAGCCCCTCCTTCTGTCCCACTTGCCCGCTTCCCCTCCTCTTTCGCCTCGTAACATTGTCATTCATGTGTTGCCTTGATAAACTGTGATTTACTGTTCTGAGCTCTCCTGGGTGCAGTTCAGAAACCAAAAGGACTGttaacatgttttaaattttataatctcGGCTCTAAGACTCTtggatgagaatttttttttttttacaaaatattttctcgAAGAGCAGCTTATGAGGGACAGTCTCTTGAGGGTTTTCCTGAGAGACACTGTGGCTCGTGTGAGTGCCAGATCTAAATCTGGATTTTGCCACACTTTACAGGGTAACTTGGGTGCCATGGTTCCtccttgtgcctcagttcccccccccccatttaatGGGAACATTAATGTCTCCCCCCCGCACCTCATGGGGAATGTCCTGTGAACTCATCTGGGGAGCTGGGAATGATGCTATGCAAATGTGTGAACTTTAGTAA
It contains:
- the KCNA6 gene encoding potassium voltage-gated channel subfamily A member 6; translation: MRSEKSLTLAAPGEVRGPEGEQQDAGDFPEAGGGGGGGGCCSSERLVINISGLRFETQLRTLSLFPDTLLGDPGRRVRFFDPLRNEYFFDRNRPSFDAILYYYQSGGRLRRPVNVPLDIFLEEIRFYQLGDEALAAFREDEGCLPEGGVDEKPLPSQPFQRQVWLLFEYPESSGPARGIAIVSVLVILISIVIFCLETLPQFRADGRGGSNGGDVGRVSPASRGSQEEEEEDDDSYVFHPGITPGGMVAGGSSSLSTLGGSFFTDPFFLVETLCIVWFTFELLVRFSACPSKPAFFRNIMNIIDLVAIFPYFITLGTELVQQQEQQSASGGGGQNGQQAMSLAILRVIRLVRVFRIFKLSRHSKGLQILGKTLQASMRELGLLIFFLFIGVILFSSAVYFAEADDDDSLFPSIPDAFWWAVVTMTTVGYGDMYPMTVGGKIVGSLCAIAGVLTIALPVPVIVSNFNYFYHRETEQEEQGQYTHVTCGQPTPDLKAADNGLGKPEFSEATRERRPSYLPTPHRGYAEKRMLTEV